A section of the Streptomyces sp. NBC_00178 genome encodes:
- a CDS encoding FHA domain-containing protein has product MKLFAKLFGKSTREDSGSAARHRAPRQGQGAEEQGTERPLFRDEMPGTPGGSGAPSGGPAGAGRIGFGGPSAGGGLVCPRCGHDNAEAGRFCSNCGAPLRGGIPERASETTSTISISGIEAYEAEATGQTVLPSLSPEAQAAVDALPAGSALLVVRRGPNSGSRFLLDGDLTTAGRHPQGDIFLDDVTVSRRHVEFHRNPDGSFTVGDVGSLNGTYVNRERIDSVALSNGDEVQIGKYRLVFYASQRGV; this is encoded by the coding sequence GTGAAGTTGTTTGCGAAGTTGTTCGGAAAGAGCACCCGCGAGGACAGCGGCAGTGCTGCCCGTCACCGCGCCCCGCGCCAGGGCCAGGGGGCCGAGGAGCAGGGCACGGAGCGCCCGCTCTTCCGTGATGAGATGCCGGGTACCCCCGGCGGGTCCGGCGCGCCGTCCGGCGGCCCGGCCGGTGCAGGACGCATAGGCTTCGGAGGCCCGTCGGCAGGCGGAGGGCTGGTCTGTCCGAGGTGCGGCCACGACAACGCCGAGGCCGGCCGCTTCTGCTCCAACTGCGGTGCGCCGCTGCGGGGCGGGATCCCCGAGCGTGCCTCGGAGACGACGTCGACGATCTCGATCTCCGGCATCGAGGCCTACGAGGCCGAGGCGACGGGCCAGACGGTCCTCCCCTCGCTCTCGCCCGAGGCGCAGGCCGCGGTCGACGCCCTGCCGGCCGGATCGGCACTCCTGGTGGTCCGGCGAGGCCCGAACTCGGGCAGCCGCTTCCTGCTGGACGGTGACCTGACGACGGCCGGCCGGCACCCGCAGGGTGACATCTTCCTGGACGACGTGACCGTGTCGCGGCGCCATGTGGAGTTCCACAGGAATCCGGACGGTAGTTTCACCGTGGGCGACGTCGGCAGCCTCAACGGCACCTACGTCAACCGTGAGCGCATCGATTCCGTCGCGCTGTCCAACGGCGACGAAGTCCAGATCGGGAAGTACCGACTGGTCTTCTACGCGAGCCAGCGCGGCGTGTGA
- a CDS encoding PRC-barrel domain-containing protein, with the protein MQTDIDPRSLIGRKAFDRLGAKIGTVDEVYLDDATGVPEWAAVRTGLFTRDAFVPLEPSELVDGTLVIPFDRALIRDAPDFGVGRHLSPEQELQLYRHYGLDSAPSAPSGPSAPDRDFGKLAGQEE; encoded by the coding sequence GTGCAGACCGACATCGATCCGCGCAGCCTGATCGGCCGCAAGGCCTTCGACCGCCTGGGTGCCAAGATCGGAACCGTGGACGAGGTCTATCTCGACGACGCGACGGGTGTACCCGAGTGGGCCGCGGTGCGCACCGGGCTGTTCACCCGGGACGCGTTCGTGCCGCTGGAACCGAGCGAACTGGTCGACGGCACCCTGGTGATCCCCTTCGACCGGGCGCTGATCAGGGACGCGCCGGACTTCGGGGTGGGCCGCCACCTCTCACCCGAGCAGGAGCTGCAGCTCTACCGGCACTACGGGCTGGACTCCGCCCCGTCCGCCCCCTCGGGCCCGTCCGCCCCGGACAGGGACTTCGGGAAGCTGGCCGGCCAGGAGGAGTAG
- a CDS encoding DUF881 domain-containing protein, with the protein MSQPPPDRSSATPPPRPDASMSLLTTVMEHSLDEGYAEASARRRADGSAGMPRTLKAKLGLGAGLVLAALVVTLGAAEARVAAPVLAKEREELIDRVNAETSTADALEKDVEALREDVGERQRKALEQHGGDQGGLVALLSGATPVEGPGVKLVVDDAEDTDQGGGGPRESTGFADTGRVRDRDMQRVVNGLWQSGAEAVAINGQRLTALSAIRAAGDAILVDNRPLVPPYTVLAVGDGKKLVSRFRDSADGLYLQALHESFDIRTSISAQEMVRLPAAPSLIVRTAEPQAADTGSGAADSGKGTS; encoded by the coding sequence ATGTCGCAGCCGCCCCCCGATCGGAGTAGCGCAACGCCGCCTCCCCGTCCCGACGCGTCCATGTCGCTGCTGACCACGGTGATGGAGCACAGCCTCGACGAGGGATACGCCGAAGCCTCGGCACGCCGCAGGGCTGACGGCAGCGCCGGAATGCCGCGCACGCTCAAGGCGAAACTCGGCCTCGGCGCGGGCCTGGTGCTCGCCGCCCTCGTGGTGACCCTCGGCGCCGCTGAGGCCCGGGTCGCGGCACCGGTGCTGGCCAAGGAGCGCGAGGAGCTCATCGACCGCGTCAACGCCGAGACCTCGACGGCGGACGCGCTCGAGAAGGACGTAGAGGCCCTGCGCGAGGACGTCGGCGAACGGCAGCGCAAGGCCCTCGAACAGCACGGCGGGGACCAGGGCGGGCTCGTGGCGCTGCTCTCCGGCGCGACCCCGGTCGAGGGGCCCGGCGTCAAACTTGTCGTCGACGACGCGGAGGACACCGACCAGGGGGGCGGTGGCCCGCGCGAGTCCACCGGCTTCGCCGACACGGGGCGGGTGCGCGACCGGGACATGCAGCGCGTCGTCAACGGTCTCTGGCAGTCCGGGGCGGAGGCCGTCGCCATCAACGGGCAGAGGCTGACCGCCCTGTCGGCGATCCGTGCCGCGGGCGACGCCATACTGGTCGACAACAGGCCGCTGGTGCCGCCGTACACGGTGCTCGCGGTGGGGGACGGGAAGAAGCTCGTCAGCAGGTTCCGCGACAGCGCGGACGGCCTCTATCTGCAGGCACTGCACGAGAGCTTTGACATCCGCACCAGCATCTCCGCCCAGGAGATGGTGCGTCTGCCTGCCGCGCCCAGCCTGATCGTACGTACAGCAGAGCCTCAGGCCGCAGACACGGGCAGTGGTGCGGCAGACTCAGGGAAGGGCACATCGTGA
- the ftsR gene encoding transcriptional regulator FtsR — MLRTPTGGAGHGTAAAVERAMSIGTVLLQLRDEFPEVTISKIRFLEAEGLVEPERTPSGYRKFCSADVERLAQVLRMQRDHYLPLKVIREHLDALERGEQAGLPSAGGPGEPGDAPWDQDAARATASRIGRPELLAAAEISEEQLVEWEAYGLVVPAAGGSYDAEAVTVARLVADLGRFGLEPRHLRAVKAAAEREAGLVEQVVAPLRRHRNPQTRAHAEATARELADLSVRLHAALVQTALKAGFH; from the coding sequence ATGCTGCGAACACCGACAGGCGGTGCCGGTCACGGCACCGCCGCCGCGGTCGAGCGAGCGATGAGCATCGGCACGGTGCTCCTCCAGCTGCGCGACGAGTTCCCCGAAGTCACCATCTCCAAGATCCGCTTCCTGGAGGCGGAAGGGCTCGTGGAGCCGGAGCGCACACCATCGGGCTACCGGAAGTTCTGTTCGGCCGACGTCGAGCGGCTGGCCCAGGTCCTGCGGATGCAGCGGGACCACTATCTGCCGCTCAAGGTCATCCGGGAGCACCTGGACGCCCTGGAGCGCGGTGAACAGGCCGGTCTGCCGTCCGCCGGCGGCCCGGGTGAGCCAGGCGACGCTCCGTGGGACCAGGACGCCGCGCGGGCGACCGCCTCCCGCATCGGGCGCCCGGAGCTGCTGGCGGCCGCCGAGATCAGCGAGGAGCAGCTCGTCGAGTGGGAGGCGTACGGCCTCGTGGTGCCCGCGGCGGGGGGAAGCTACGACGCCGAGGCGGTGACCGTCGCCAGGCTGGTGGCGGATCTGGGCCGTTTCGGCCTGGAACCTCGGCATCTGCGGGCCGTGAAAGCCGCCGCCGAGCGTGAGGCGGGTCTGGTCGAGCAGGTGGTCGCGCCCTTGCGCCGCCACAGGAATCCGCAGACCAGGGCCCATGCGGAGGCCACGGCGAGGGAGCTCGCCGACCTGTCCGTCCGGCTGCACGCCGCGCTCGTTCAGACGGCGCTGAAAGCCGGGTTCCACTGA
- a CDS encoding small basic family protein gives MIAVLGLVVGVVVGLLVRPEVPAVVEPYLPIAVVAALDAVFGGLRAMLDGIFVDKVFVVSFLSNVVVAALIVFLGDKLGVGAQLSTGVVVVLGIRIFSNAAAIRRHVFRA, from the coding sequence GTGATCGCCGTACTGGGCCTCGTCGTGGGAGTCGTGGTCGGACTGTTGGTCCGCCCCGAAGTGCCGGCGGTGGTCGAGCCGTATCTCCCGATCGCCGTCGTGGCGGCGCTGGACGCCGTCTTCGGCGGCCTGCGTGCCATGCTCGACGGGATCTTCGTGGACAAGGTCTTCGTGGTGTCGTTCCTGTCGAACGTCGTGGTGGCGGCCCTGATCGTCTTCCTCGGCGACAAACTGGGTGTCGGCGCGCAGCTCTCCACCGGTGTGGTGGTCGTGCTCGGCATCCGCATCTTCTCCAACGCCGCGGCGATCCGCCGCCACGTCTTCCGGGCTTGA
- a CDS encoding DUF5999 family protein, translated as MCQHQPPCPTADSNDREAARLMAHHPEQGWSLLCNGVLLFEDTGELLPDGQIIAPHRPLKSGQVMKAA; from the coding sequence ATGTGCCAGCACCAGCCACCCTGCCCGACCGCCGACTCCAACGACCGGGAGGCCGCACGCCTGATGGCCCACCACCCGGAACAGGGCTGGAGCCTGCTGTGCAACGGCGTCCTGCTCTTCGAGGACACCGGCGAGCTGCTCCCGGACGGCCAGATCATCGCACCCCACCGGCCGCTGAAGAGCGGTCAGGTGATGAAGGCCGCCTGA
- a CDS encoding bifunctional nuclease family protein, giving the protein MNELDVVGVRVEMPSNQPIVLLREVGGDRYLPIWIGPGEATAIAFAQQGMAPARPLTHDLFKDVLEAVGQELTEVRITDLREGVFYAELVFASGVEVSARPSDAIALALRTGTPIYGSDGVLDDAGIAIPDEQEDEVEKFREFLDQISPEDFGTNSQ; this is encoded by the coding sequence GTGAACGAGCTCGACGTTGTGGGTGTCCGGGTGGAAATGCCCTCCAACCAACCGATCGTGCTCCTGCGTGAAGTGGGAGGCGACCGGTACCTCCCTATTTGGATCGGCCCTGGGGAAGCGACCGCGATCGCCTTCGCCCAGCAGGGCATGGCTCCGGCCAGGCCGCTGACCCATGATCTCTTCAAGGACGTGCTCGAGGCCGTGGGCCAGGAGCTCACCGAGGTCCGGATCACGGATCTGCGGGAAGGGGTCTTCTACGCGGAGCTGGTCTTTGCCAGCGGTGTCGAGGTGAGCGCGCGGCCTTCCGACGCCATAGCGCTCGCCCTGCGCACCGGTACGCCGATCTACGGCAGTGACGGTGTGCTGGACGACGCCGGCATCGCCATTCCCGACGAGCAGGAGGACGAGGTGGAGAAGTTCCGCGAGTTCCTCGACCAGATCTCGCCGGAGGACTTCGGTACCAACAGCCAGTGA
- a CDS encoding MerR family transcriptional regulator produces MRSSGDGTAEGGPYRQHGSAAGHSIRQPVQPAVVAADGAAGAGDIGYRGPTACAAAGITYRQLDYWARTGLVEPSVRPAYGSGTQRLYSFRDVVLLKIVKRFLDTGVALQNIRTTVQHLRARGFTDLERMTLMSDGATVYECSSPDEVVSLLQGGQGVFGIAVGVVWRDVDVALSQLHGERIDTGETLVGNNPADELARRRNRAG; encoded by the coding sequence GTGAGAAGCAGCGGCGACGGTACGGCTGAAGGTGGGCCGTACCGGCAGCACGGCAGTGCGGCCGGCCACTCCATCAGACAGCCGGTTCAGCCGGCGGTGGTGGCAGCGGACGGTGCGGCAGGGGCAGGGGACATCGGCTATCGGGGGCCCACAGCGTGCGCGGCGGCCGGGATCACCTACCGACAGCTCGACTACTGGGCGCGCACGGGGCTCGTGGAACCGAGCGTGCGTCCGGCGTACGGCTCGGGGACGCAGCGCCTCTACAGTTTCAGGGACGTCGTGCTCCTCAAGATCGTCAAGCGTTTCCTGGACACCGGTGTGGCGCTCCAGAACATCCGCACGACCGTCCAGCACCTGCGGGCCCGCGGGTTCACGGACCTCGAGCGGATGACTCTCATGAGCGACGGGGCGACGGTCTACGAGTGCTCCTCGCCCGACGAGGTCGTCAGCCTCCTCCAGGGGGGCCAGGGGGTCTTCGGTATCGCCGTCGGCGTCGTCTGGCGGGACGTGGACGTGGCGCTGTCGCAGCTCCACGGTGAGCGCATCGACACCGGCGAGACGCTGGTCGGCAACAACCCGGCCGACGAACTGGCCCGGCGGCGCAACCGCGCGGGCTGA
- a CDS encoding DNA polymerase IV: protein MRPAPTILHLDMDAFYASAEQAAKPSLRGKPVVVGGLGMRGVVATASYEARRLGVHSAMPMAQARRLAPNAAYLVPRFSLYRTVSDQVMELLGRLSPLVEPLSLDEAFVDLEAGGVADDSASARALGVQLRTVIRAVTGLSGSVGLAGSKMLAKIASEEAKPDGLMLIEPGTERDLLAPKSVRILPGVGPATGDHLRRAGMTVVQDLAEAGEAELVRLLGKAHGVALHRMAQGFDDRPVVAERDAKSVSVEDTFDVDLHDRVRVRTEVERLADRCVGRLRDAGRSGRTVVLKVRRYDFSTLTRSETLRGPTDDPGVVREAAARLLEAVDTTGGVRLLGVGVTGLADFTQEDLFAQAAEAEQAEVAAAAEPVAAGPVAADAAAPDGTAPPSGHRWAAGHDVRHEVHGHGWVQGSGVGRVTVRFEEPWTAPGRVRTFRVDDPELRPADPLPLVRDPVDYSSWPASFPKSLSGADGPEGADGAESSP from the coding sequence GTGAGACCCGCGCCCACCATCCTGCATCTGGACATGGATGCCTTCTACGCCTCCGCGGAGCAGGCGGCGAAGCCCAGCCTGCGCGGCAAGCCGGTGGTCGTCGGCGGTCTCGGCATGCGCGGCGTGGTCGCCACCGCGTCCTACGAGGCCCGGCGCCTGGGTGTGCACTCCGCCATGCCCATGGCGCAGGCCAGGCGGCTGGCCCCCAACGCTGCCTACCTGGTCCCGCGCTTCTCGCTGTACCGCACCGTGAGCGACCAGGTGATGGAACTGCTCGGCCGGCTCTCACCGCTCGTGGAGCCGCTCAGCCTCGACGAGGCCTTCGTCGATCTGGAGGCCGGTGGCGTCGCCGACGACTCCGCCTCGGCCCGGGCTCTCGGCGTCCAGCTGCGGACGGTCATCAGGGCGGTCACAGGGCTCAGCGGCTCCGTGGGCCTGGCCGGGTCCAAGATGCTGGCCAAGATCGCCTCGGAGGAGGCGAAGCCCGACGGGCTCATGCTGATCGAGCCGGGCACCGAACGCGACCTCCTCGCACCGAAGTCGGTGCGGATCCTTCCCGGTGTGGGGCCCGCCACCGGCGACCACCTCCGGCGCGCCGGGATGACGGTCGTCCAGGACCTCGCGGAGGCCGGTGAGGCGGAGCTCGTGCGCCTCCTGGGCAAGGCGCACGGGGTCGCGCTGCACCGCATGGCACAGGGCTTCGACGACCGCCCCGTCGTCGCGGAGCGCGACGCGAAGTCGGTCTCGGTCGAGGACACCTTCGACGTCGACCTGCACGACCGGGTGCGGGTCAGGACCGAGGTGGAACGCCTGGCGGACCGCTGCGTGGGGCGGCTGCGGGACGCGGGCCGGTCCGGGCGCACGGTCGTGCTCAAGGTGCGGCGCTACGACTTCTCGACGCTCACCAGGTCCGAGACCCTGCGCGGGCCCACCGACGACCCCGGGGTGGTCAGGGAGGCCGCCGCGCGGCTCCTGGAGGCCGTGGACACCACCGGCGGCGTGCGGCTGCTCGGGGTCGGTGTCACGGGGCTCGCGGACTTCACGCAGGAGGACCTCTTCGCCCAGGCCGCCGAGGCGGAGCAGGCCGAGGTGGCAGCCGCGGCGGAACCCGTCGCGGCCGGTCCCGTCGCCGCCGACGCTGCGGCTCCCGACGGCACCGCCCCGCCCTCGGGCCACCGCTGGGCCGCCGGACACGACGTACGGCACGAGGTGCACGGGCACGGGTGGGTGCAGGGCAGTGGTGTCGGCCGCGTCACCGTGCGGTTCGAGGAGCCGTGGACCGCGCCGGGAAGGGTGCGCACGTTCCGTGTCGACGACCCTGAGCTCCGGCCGGCCGATCCGCTCCCCCTGGTGCGCGACCCGGTGGACTACTCCTCCTGGCCGGCCAGCTTCCCGAAGTCCCTGTCCGGGGCGGACGGGCCCGAGGGGGCGGACGGGGCGGAGTCCAGCCCGTAG
- the gcvP gene encoding aminomethyl-transferring glycine dehydrogenase, translated as MTPRRTPLSQLEQGIPFEQRHIGPDAEAQAKMLAQVGYGSLDELTAAAVPDVIRSAEALDLPSARTEAEVLAELRSLADRNQVLTPMIGLGYYGTFTPPVILRNVMENPAWYTAYTPYQPEISQGRLEALLNFQTMVADLTGLPTSGASLLDEGTAAAEAMALARRVGKVKNGVFLVDADTLPQTVAVIETRAEPTGVEVVVADLSAGIPAEIAERGVFGVLLQYPGASGAVRDIKPVIDQAHELGAIVSVAADLLALTLLTSPGELGADIAVGTTQRFGVPMGFGGPHAGFMAVREKFARSLPGRLVGVSVDADGNKAYRLALQTREQHIRREKATSNICTAQVLLAVMAGMYAVYHGPDGLRTIARRTHRFAAILAGGLRASGIDVVHDTYFDTLTVRVPGTAADVVAAARGRGVNLRLVDGDHVSVACDETTTRGALSAVWAAFGAEGDIEALDASAPDALPEARLRSDAVLTHPVFHQHRSETAMLRYLRKLADRDYALDRGMIPLGSCTMKLNATAEMESITWPEFGALHPFAPAEQAQGFLTLIRELEERLAEVTGYDAVSIQPNAGSQGEFAGLLAVRAYHRANGDHGRTVCLIPSSAHGTNAASAVMAGMKVVVVKTADDGEVDIADLRDKIAKHRDELAVLMITYPSTHGVFEEHVADICGEVHDAGGQVYVDGANLNALVGLAKPGHFGGDVSHLNLHKTFCIPHGGGGPGVGPVGVRAHLAPYLPNHPLQPAAGPETGVGPISAAPWGSAGILPISWAYVRLMGGEGLKRATQVAVLAANYIAKRLEPHFPILYNGPAGLVAHECIVDLRPISKATGVSIDDVAKRLIDYGFHSPTMSFPVAGTLMIEPTESEDLAELDRFCDTMIAIRGEIEKVADGTWSGEDNPLSNAPHTAAALGGEWTHAYSREEAVFPAGVTPSDKYWPPVRRIDGAFGDRNLVCSCPPLDAYDQ; from the coding sequence ATGACCCCCCGTCGCACTCCGCTCTCCCAGCTGGAGCAGGGCATCCCCTTCGAGCAGCGTCACATCGGGCCCGATGCCGAGGCCCAGGCGAAGATGCTGGCCCAGGTCGGCTACGGCTCCCTGGACGAGCTCACCGCCGCCGCGGTGCCCGACGTGATCCGGAGCGCCGAGGCACTCGACCTCCCGTCGGCGCGCACCGAGGCCGAGGTCCTGGCCGAGCTGCGGAGCCTCGCGGACCGTAACCAGGTGCTCACCCCGATGATCGGGCTCGGCTACTACGGCACCTTCACCCCGCCGGTGATCCTGCGGAACGTCATGGAGAACCCCGCCTGGTACACCGCGTACACGCCGTACCAGCCGGAGATCTCCCAGGGCCGGCTGGAGGCCCTGCTGAACTTCCAGACGATGGTCGCCGACCTCACCGGGCTGCCCACCTCCGGTGCGTCGCTCCTGGACGAGGGCACGGCCGCCGCGGAGGCGATGGCCCTCGCGCGGCGCGTGGGCAAGGTCAAGAACGGTGTCTTCCTGGTCGACGCCGACACCCTGCCGCAGACCGTGGCCGTGATCGAGACCCGCGCCGAGCCGACCGGCGTCGAGGTGGTCGTCGCCGACCTCTCGGCCGGCATCCCCGCCGAGATCGCCGAGCGGGGCGTGTTCGGTGTGCTGCTCCAGTACCCGGGCGCGTCCGGTGCGGTGCGCGACATCAAGCCCGTCATCGACCAGGCACACGAGCTCGGTGCGATCGTCTCCGTCGCCGCCGACCTGCTGGCGCTGACCCTTCTGACGTCGCCCGGCGAGCTGGGCGCGGACATCGCGGTCGGCACCACACAGCGCTTCGGTGTCCCGATGGGCTTCGGCGGACCGCACGCGGGCTTCATGGCCGTACGCGAGAAGTTCGCCCGCAGCCTGCCGGGCCGCCTCGTCGGTGTCTCCGTCGACGCGGACGGCAACAAGGCCTACCGCCTGGCCCTGCAGACGCGCGAGCAGCACATCCGCCGTGAGAAGGCCACCAGCAACATCTGCACCGCCCAGGTGCTGCTCGCGGTCATGGCCGGCATGTACGCCGTCTACCACGGCCCCGACGGCCTGCGCACGATCGCGCGGCGCACGCACCGCTTCGCCGCCATCCTGGCCGGCGGACTGCGCGCCTCCGGCATCGACGTCGTGCACGACACGTACTTCGACACCCTCACCGTCCGCGTCCCCGGCACGGCGGCCGACGTCGTGGCCGCGGCGCGCGGGCGCGGGGTGAACCTGCGCCTCGTCGACGGCGACCACGTCTCCGTCGCCTGCGACGAGACCACGACCCGCGGCGCGCTCTCCGCGGTGTGGGCCGCCTTCGGCGCCGAGGGCGACATCGAGGCGCTGGACGCCTCGGCGCCCGACGCGCTCCCCGAGGCCCGGCTGCGCAGCGACGCCGTCCTCACCCACCCGGTCTTCCACCAGCACCGTTCGGAGACGGCGATGCTGCGCTACCTGCGCAAGCTCGCCGACCGCGACTACGCGCTGGACCGCGGCATGATCCCGCTGGGCTCCTGCACCATGAAGCTCAACGCGACGGCCGAGATGGAGTCGATCACCTGGCCCGAGTTCGGTGCGCTGCACCCGTTCGCGCCGGCCGAGCAGGCGCAGGGCTTCCTCACCCTCATCCGTGAGCTCGAGGAGCGCCTCGCCGAGGTCACCGGCTACGACGCCGTGTCCATCCAGCCCAACGCCGGCTCGCAGGGCGAGTTCGCCGGTCTCCTGGCCGTGCGCGCCTACCACCGCGCCAACGGGGACCACGGACGCACTGTCTGCCTGATCCCGTCCTCGGCGCACGGCACCAACGCCGCGAGCGCCGTGATGGCCGGCATGAAGGTCGTCGTGGTGAAGACCGCCGACGACGGCGAGGTCGACATCGCGGACCTCCGCGACAAGATCGCGAAGCACCGCGACGAGCTCGCCGTGCTCATGATCACCTACCCCTCCACGCACGGGGTCTTCGAGGAGCACGTCGCCGACATCTGCGGCGAGGTGCACGACGCCGGCGGCCAGGTCTACGTGGACGGCGCCAACCTCAACGCCCTGGTGGGTCTCGCCAAGCCGGGCCACTTCGGCGGCGACGTCTCGCACCTCAACCTGCACAAGACGTTCTGCATCCCGCACGGCGGCGGCGGCCCGGGCGTCGGCCCGGTCGGTGTGCGCGCCCACCTGGCGCCCTACCTCCCCAACCACCCGCTGCAGCCCGCCGCGGGCCCGGAGACGGGTGTCGGACCGATCTCGGCTGCGCCGTGGGGCTCGGCCGGCATCCTGCCCATCTCGTGGGCGTACGTACGGCTCATGGGTGGCGAGGGTCTGAAGCGGGCGACGCAGGTCGCCGTGCTCGCGGCCAACTACATCGCCAAGCGGCTGGAGCCGCACTTCCCGATCCTGTACAACGGCCCGGCCGGTCTGGTCGCGCACGAGTGCATCGTCGACCTGCGGCCGATCTCCAAGGCGACCGGCGTCAGCATCGACGACGTGGCCAAGCGGCTCATCGACTACGGCTTCCACTCGCCGACCATGTCGTTCCCGGTGGCCGGGACCCTGATGATCGAGCCCACCGAGAGCGAGGACCTCGCGGAGCTCGACCGGTTCTGCGACACGATGATCGCCATCCGTGGCGAGATCGAGAAGGTCGCGGACGGCACCTGGAGCGGCGAGGACAACCCGCTGAGCAACGCGCCGCACACCGCGGCCGCGCTCGGCGGCGAGTGGACGCACGCCTACAGCCGTGAGGAGGCGGTCTTCCCGGCCGGCGTCACCCCGTCGGACAAGTACTGGCCGCCGGTGCGCCGGATCGACGGAGCCTTCGGTGACCGCAACCTGGTCTGCTCCTGCCCGCCCCTGGACGCGTACGACCAGTAG
- a CDS encoding DUF881 domain-containing protein → MSSEQHPSSEEPPGALPPEAPGPSPSAPPAPAQGVTGRQRLRAGLWPPRVSRAQLIVALLLFVLGLGLAIQVRSNSDNSALRGARQEDLVRILDELDNRTQRLEDEKQRLDDQRTELENSSDQAEEARKQTLEKERQLGILAGTVAAHGPGITLSIGDPSGAVEADMLLDTIQELRAAGAEAIEINGVRVVANTYFSGDGGDLRVDGRRIEAPYEFKVIGKPQDLEPALNIPGGVVQTLEKEQATAEVARAEDIVVDALRPAKQPDYARSSSR, encoded by the coding sequence ATGAGCAGCGAACAGCACCCGAGCAGCGAGGAACCGCCCGGCGCGCTCCCGCCGGAGGCGCCCGGGCCTTCGCCGTCGGCGCCGCCTGCTCCGGCACAGGGGGTCACCGGCCGTCAGCGGCTGAGGGCCGGGCTCTGGCCGCCCCGAGTGAGCAGGGCCCAACTCATCGTCGCGCTGCTGCTGTTCGTCCTGGGGCTGGGTCTCGCGATCCAGGTCAGGTCGAACAGCGACAACAGCGCGCTGCGGGGCGCCCGTCAGGAGGACCTGGTGCGCATCCTCGACGAGCTGGACAACCGCACCCAGCGCCTGGAGGACGAGAAGCAGCGCCTCGACGACCAGCGCACCGAGCTGGAGAACAGCTCCGACCAGGCGGAGGAGGCCCGTAAGCAGACGCTGGAGAAGGAGCGCCAGCTCGGTATCCTGGCCGGTACGGTCGCGGCGCACGGCCCGGGGATCACCCTGAGCATCGGCGACCCGAGTGGTGCGGTCGAGGCCGACATGCTCCTCGACACCATCCAGGAACTGAGGGCCGCGGGTGCGGAGGCCATCGAGATCAACGGTGTCCGCGTGGTCGCCAACACGTACTTCTCCGGTGACGGGGGAGACCTGAGGGTCGACGGCCGCAGGATCGAGGCTCCGTACGAGTTCAAGGTCATCGGCAAGCCGCAGGATCTCGAGCCCGCCCTCAACATCCCCGGCGGTGTGGTGCAGACGCTGGAGAAGGAGCAGGCCACGGCGGAAGTGGCCCGCGCCGAGGACATCGTCGTCGATGCCTTGCGTCCGGCGAAGCAGCCTGATTACGCTCGGTCGTCGTCGCGGTGA